The Longimicrobiales bacterium genome includes a window with the following:
- a CDS encoding response regulator codes for ADRWPDELVEALRSQPIPRGEGAVGRLATNGEPVAIGDIAVEGAYQSRIREILLRSSFRALLAVPLLREDRLLGGLVVNRKSPGEFEPEVIDLLRTFATQSALAIQNARLYREIEGKSRQLEAASRHKSAFLANMSHELRTPLNAIIGFSEILRDGLIGDMSDQQRGFIGDIFSSGTHLLSLINDILDLSKVEAGKMLLDLEPVPIASWLRNSLSIVRENAAERGIHLELAGHEELGVFHADARKVKQVVYNLLSNAVKFTGDGGRVTLHGRRVPRSQVGVLSSGWTGRSFPVGDNDFEEFLEISVRDTGMGVEAADLQQLFRPFSQIDSGLARKFEGTGLGLAMVKLLADLHGGSVAVESEVGTGSAFTVWLPVRDGIVEEVEVSDAVPIDVLPGERLALVVEDDEKSADLIRVQLEAEGFKVLHSPSAEDALAVAAEQPVSLITLDIMLPDMDGWEFLSRVKQLPDLQRIPVVIISIVADTDRGSALGASAVMQKPISRQDLYEALTDLGLLPLTESESLKVLVADDDPSAVELIAVRMKDMPVTLLRATGGREAIDIAQRELPQLIVLDLMMPEVNGFDVVEALQANEETAHIPVLVVTAKRITDDDRSRLNGYVTTILEKTGLNGQRFTSEVRRAMSGRRVHT; via the coding sequence GCCGGATCCGCGAGATCCTCCTGCGCTCGAGCTTCCGCGCGCTGCTCGCCGTGCCGCTCTTGCGCGAGGATCGGCTCCTCGGCGGGCTGGTCGTCAACCGGAAGAGCCCGGGCGAGTTCGAGCCGGAAGTGATCGACTTGCTGAGGACCTTCGCGACGCAATCCGCACTGGCGATCCAGAACGCGCGCCTGTACCGCGAAATCGAGGGCAAGAGCAGGCAGCTCGAGGCCGCTAGCAGGCACAAGAGCGCGTTCCTCGCCAACATGTCGCACGAGCTGCGCACGCCGCTCAACGCGATCATCGGCTTCTCCGAGATCCTGAGGGACGGCCTGATCGGTGACATGTCCGATCAGCAGCGCGGTTTCATTGGGGACATCTTCAGCAGCGGCACGCACCTGCTGTCACTGATCAACGATATTCTCGACCTGTCGAAGGTCGAGGCCGGCAAGATGCTTCTCGACCTGGAGCCCGTGCCGATCGCGTCCTGGCTGCGCAACAGTCTGTCGATCGTTCGCGAGAACGCCGCGGAACGCGGAATCCATCTCGAGCTCGCCGGCCACGAGGAGCTCGGCGTCTTCCACGCCGATGCCCGCAAGGTCAAACAGGTCGTTTACAATCTCCTGTCCAATGCCGTCAAGTTCACCGGCGACGGCGGCCGCGTTACGCTGCACGGGCGCCGTGTGCCCCGCTCACAGGTGGGTGTGCTGTCGAGCGGCTGGACCGGACGGAGCTTTCCTGTCGGCGACAACGATTTCGAGGAGTTCCTGGAGATCAGTGTCAGGGACACCGGTATGGGTGTCGAGGCCGCAGACCTGCAGCAGCTGTTCAGGCCGTTCAGCCAGATCGACAGCGGTCTGGCGCGCAAGTTCGAGGGCACCGGCCTCGGCCTCGCCATGGTGAAGCTGCTGGCCGACCTGCACGGCGGATCCGTTGCGGTGGAGAGCGAAGTGGGCACTGGCTCCGCGTTCACCGTGTGGCTGCCCGTCCGTGATGGCATCGTGGAAGAAGTCGAGGTCTCCGATGCGGTACCGATCGATGTGCTACCCGGCGAGCGACTCGCGCTCGTCGTGGAGGACGATGAGAAGTCGGCGGACCTGATCCGCGTTCAGCTCGAAGCCGAAGGCTTCAAGGTGCTGCACTCGCCGTCCGCGGAGGATGCACTGGCCGTCGCGGCGGAGCAGCCGGTTTCGCTGATCACGCTGGATATCATGCTGCCGGACATGGACGGGTGGGAGTTCCTCAGCCGCGTCAAGCAGCTCCCGGATCTGCAGCGAATACCGGTCGTCATCATCTCGATTGTCGCGGACACGGACCGAGGCTCGGCGCTGGGTGCTTCGGCCGTCATGCAGAAGCCGATCTCGCGGCAGGACCTGTACGAAGCGCTGACCGACCTGGGGCTGCTGCCGCTCACTGAAAGTGAGTCGCTCAAGGTCCTGGTGGCCGACGATGATCCCAGCGCGGTCGAGTTGATTGCCGTGCGTATGAAGGACATGCCCGTGACGTTGCTGCGGGCCACCGGCGGGCGCGAGGCCATCGACATCGCACAGCGCGAGCTGCCGCAGTTGATCGTGCTCGACCTGATGATGCCGGAAGTGAACGGGTTCGATGTGGTGGAGGCGCTTCAGGCAAACGAGGAGACGGCGCACATCCCGGTGCTCGTCGTTACCGCCAAACGGATCACGGACGATGATCGTTCCCGATTGAACGGTTATGTCACGACGATCCTGGAGAAGACGGGCCTGAACGGCCAGCGCTTCACGTCGGAAGTGCGACGTGCCATGTCAGGCCGGCGAGTGCACACCTGA
- a CDS encoding response regulator — translation MATVLIVEDNPANMTLAVFLLTSAGHTVLSATDAEAGLTIAREQNPDLILMDIQLPGMDGLEATALLKSDEATRPIPVIALTALAMKGDEERIRAAGCDGYIAKPIRYQEFLASIAERLAHAR, via the coding sequence ATGGCGACCGTACTCATCGTCGAGGATAATCCCGCGAACATGACACTCGCCGTGTTCCTGCTGACCTCCGCAGGGCACACAGTACTGAGCGCGACGGACGCGGAGGCGGGCCTCACCATCGCGCGCGAGCAGAACCCCGATCTCATCCTGATGGACATCCAGCTGCCTGGCATGGATGGGCTGGAGGCCACGGCACTGCTCAAGAGCGATGAAGCCACGCGACCGATACCCGTGATTGCGCTCACCGCTCTCGCCATGAAAGGCGATGAGGAGCGGATCCGCGCTGCCGGCTGTGACGGCTACATCGCCAAGCCCATCCGTTACCAGGAGTTCCTGGCGTCGATCGCCGAGCGGCTCGCGCACGCGCGCTAG